A stretch of the Solanum dulcamara chromosome 6, daSolDulc1.2, whole genome shotgun sequence genome encodes the following:
- the LOC129893070 gene encoding uncharacterized protein LOC129893070 has product MDSSSVQTTPSIEDDEWDTEGYVIPSLELEDSGQNNGNFVEVEESKTVAAESKKEENIYLGPHGAPPSQSKQQELNPNNNRKQKFRQKLKEADRKYSGSGRENKVEHLRELVGGKMAAGSKNSPKDWLDPHCDENMFPRNHH; this is encoded by the exons ATGGACTCGTCTTCAGTGCAAACCACTCCTTCAATCGAAGATGACGAGTGGG ATACTGAAGGATATGTAATTCCAAGCTTGGAACTTGAAGATTCTGGCCAAAATAACGGTAATTTCGTTGAAGTTGAAGAGTCAAAGACAGTCGCAGCTGAG TCTAAGAAAGAGGAGAATATATATCTTGGACCTCACGGTGCTCCTCCATCACAATCAAAACAACAAGAGCTCAATCCTAATAATAATCGCAAGCAGAAGTTTAGACAGAAACTGAAGGAAGCTGACAGGAAGTACAGTGGAAGTGGTCGCGAGAATAAGGTGGAACACCTGAGAGAGCTTGTGGGTGGAAAAATGGCTGCAGGATCAAAGAATTCCCCCAAGGATTGGCTTGACCCTCATTGCGATGAAAATATGTTCCCAAGGAATCATCATTAG
- the LOC129893072 gene encoding two-pore potassium channel 1-like: MTNTGTTQPLLDQLHQTHHTVDLGRKRLRRSKSTPVGVIAPVEINEIRNVQSLLRSKSILDKLHPSIRKVIVYLVIYLGIGTICFYFVRNKIKGKKIDGVLDSLYFCVVTMTTVGYGDMVPNSATTKLLACVCVFSGMALVGLVLSKAADYLVEKQETLLVKALHMGCRVGPSEILEEIEINKVRYKCFMVASFLIVLIVVGTVVLARAEKFDTVDAFYCVCVTITTLGYGDKSFSTKAGRIFAIFWILTSTLCLGRFFLYVAEWNTEKRQKEIVKWVLSRRMTNVDLEEADLDDDGVVGTAEFVIYKLKEMGKINQQDVAAVLKEFERLDVDQSGTLSTADLTLAQSS, from the exons ATGACTAACACAGGAACAACCCAGCCCTTGTTGGATCAACTGCATCAAACCCATCATACGGTTGATCTTGGGAGAAAAAGACTTCGCCGATCTAAAAGTACTCCTGTGGGAGTAATTGCTCCGGTGGAAATCAATGAAATAAGGAACGTCCAATCACTTCTACGTTCCAAATCGATTTTGGACAAACTTCACCCTAGTATTAGGAAAGTTATTGTTTACTTGGTTATATACTTGGGTATTGGTACCATTTGCTTTTATTTTGTTAGAAACAAGATCAAGGGAAAGAAAATAGATGGTGTACTTGATTCCCTTTACTTTTGTGTTGTGACAATGACCACGGTCGGCTATGGTGATATGGTCCCTAACAGTGCAACTACTAAACTGCTTGCCTGTGTCTGTGTGTTCTCTGGTATGGCACTTGTTGGACTGGTTCTAAGCAAAGCAGCAGATTACTTAGTGGAGAAGCAAGAAACACTATTAGTTAAAGCACTGCATATGGGTTGTAGAGTTGGTCCGAGTGAAATTTTAGAGGAGATTGAAATAAACAAAGTAAGGTACAAGTGTTTCATGGTAGCGTCCTTCCTTATAGTGCTCATAGTCGTTGGGACAGTCGTCTTGGCTAGAGCTGAAAAGTTTGATACTGTAGATGCCTTTTATTGCGTCTGTGTTACCATCACAACATTAGGATATGGAGATAAAAGCTTTTCAACCAAAGCAGGGCGCATTTTTGCTATATTTTGGATTTTGACAAGCACTCTTTGTTTGGGTCGATTCTTCCTTTATGTTGCTGAATGGAACACGGAAAAGAGACAGAAGGAGATTGTGAAATGGGTTCTTTCAAGGAGGATGACAAATGTGGATTTGGAGGAAGCTGATCTTGATGACGATGGGGTTGTAGG GACTGCTGAATTTGTTATCTATAAACTTAAGGAGATGGGGAAGATCAACCAACAAGACGTCGCAGCTGTATTGAAGGAATTTGAAAGACTTGATGTTGATCAGTCTGGAACTTTGTCAACTGCAGATCTGACACTCGCCCAATCATCTTAA
- the LOC129893253 gene encoding cysteine synthase 2, whose product MAPVRTAGAVATLLSLAVVCYFLCKTTQQKSSRRNKLQRRRTGLVAAIGNTPLIRINSLSDATGCEILGKAEFLNPGGSVKDRVAVKIIEEALESGALAEGGVVTEGSAGSTAISLATVAPAYGCRCHVVIPDDAALEKAQILEALGATVERVRPVSITHRDHFVNIARRRALEASDLTSTTRKGNQIDANDSSQINGHSISEEKQNMQFLSECKGGFFADQFENLANFRSHYEGTGPEIFEQTGGKLDAFIAAAGTGGTVAGVSQYLKDKNSNIKCFLIDPPGSGLYNKVTRGVMYTREEAEGRRLKNPFDTITEGIGINRLTENFKMAKLDGAFRGTDMEAVEMSRYLLKNDGLFIGSSSAMNCVGAVRVAKALGPGHTIVTILCDSGMRHLSKFHNAEYLSEHGLTPSATGLEFLGLS is encoded by the exons ATGGCGCCGGTGAGAACTGCTGGCGCCGTCGCCACACTGCTCTCGTTAGCCGTAGTCTGTTATTTCCTCTGTAAAACGACTCAACAAAAGTCTTCCCGAAGAAACAAACTTCAAAGACGTAGAACTGGACTCGTCGCCGCCATTGGCAACACTCCTTTAATCAGAATCAATAGCCTCTCCGATGCAACTGGCTGTGAA attttggggaaagCAGAGTTCTTGAATCCTGGAGGGAGTGTAAAAGACAGGGTAGCTGTGAAGATTATTGAAGAG GCCCTGGAATCAGGAGCATTAGCTGAAGGTGGAGTAGTTACAGAGGGCAGTGCAGGAAGCACAGCCATTAGTCTTGCAACAGTAGCACCTGCTTATGGGTGCAGGTGCCATGTGGTTATTCCAGATGATGCTGCTCTCGAAAAG GCACAAATACTGGAAGCACTAGGAGCTACTGTAGAAAGGGTCAGGCCAGTTTCTATCACACATCGAGACCATTTTGTTAATATTGCAAGGAGAAGGGCGCTGGAAGCAAGTGACTTAACATCGACCACCAGAAAAGGAAACCAAATTGATGCCAATGATTCTAGTCAAATCAATGGTCACTCAATCAGTGAGGAAAAACAGAATATGCAGTTCTTGTCTGAATGCAAGGGTGGATTCTTTGCAGATCAGTTTGAAAACCTTGCTAATTTCAGGTCACATTATGAGGGCACGGGGCCAGAGATTTTTGAACAGACAGGTGGCAAGTTGGATGCTTTTATTGCTGCTGCAGGTACAGGTGGCACTGTTGCCGGTGTTTCCCAGTATTTGAAG GACAAAAACTCAAATATCAAGTGCTTCCTCATTGATCCTCCTGGCTCTGGTTTATATAACAAGGTAACAAGAGGAGTGATGTACACGAGGGAGGAGGCGGAAGGACGAAGGCTGAAGAACCCATTTGATACAATAACTGAAGGGATTGGAATAAATAGACTAACTGAAAATTTTAAGATGGCAAAACTTGATGGAGCTTTCCGAGGCACAGATATGGAAGCTGTTGAAATGTCCAG GTATCTGTTGAAAAACGATGGCCTATTTATTGGAAGTTCTTCAGCGATGAATTGTGTTGGAGCTGTCAGAGTGGCCAAGGCACTAGGTCCAGGGCATACAATTGTGACAATCTTGTGTGACAGTGGTATGAGACATCTCAGTAAATTTCACAATGCTGAATACCTATCTGAACATGGGTTGACACCTTCAGCAACTGGTTTGGAGTTCCTTGGTCTTAGTTGA
- the LOC129892135 gene encoding uncharacterized protein LOC129892135, with translation MEIQKLLLKFKFHILIASTFTIFIFALIYLAPRFLDVVKYFWPLLLSTALFLVAVVLFGWISPPVSEFSGEKTGEGILDFVAGETEQLQPHLHEVDEHEGGGEEGESSKVE, from the coding sequence ATGGAAATCCAAAAATTgcttctcaaattcaaattccacATCTTAATTGCATCAACTTTTACGATTTTCATCTTCGCTCTCATTTACCTTGCACCTCGATTTCTCGATGTTGTTAAGTACTTTTGGCCTCTTTTACTCTCTACTGCTCTCTTCCTAGTCGCTGTCGTTCTCTTTGGATGGATTTCTCCGCCGGTATCTGAGTTTTCCGGTGAGAAAACCGGTGAAGGTATTTTGGATTTCGTAGCGGGTGAAACCGAACAATTACAACCGCATCTACATGAAGTAGATGAACACGAAGGAGGTGGAGAAGAAGGTGAAAGTAGTAAAGTAGAGTGA